A stretch of the Osmerus eperlanus chromosome 10, fOsmEpe2.1, whole genome shotgun sequence genome encodes the following:
- the pkd1l3 gene encoding polycystin-1-like protein 2 has product MDLLIRNVCYEFIETPKNWSQAELACSQRGGQLLKVIDCEVKTFLQNFTQDRNYTKLNWWVGEGILGTYQGNLVGFARTLPVISLLQNYTSQYLQDADNELQRMELTVGEPTDNSKSLTRQGVIFDNSTISHIINSTGAILLLSMKKCGGQGGQHDQALYDQSIEIYLTLASVMGTPSTTPIVIQHETGTIYMTSTTPAALDNMVLGSDDAGVSITFPPYSVLKPHVGNLSVVKTQLATYFENPHASNETITGAVCNLLLFSGTSEIHITNLSEAFEIHFARSNAAAVTTNTMDVMNGTAVLTSFNVSDTNQTVVINMEPSRNVSLQLLLGAGAPPNHTRYNHSTILKPRGGYRWLVTPEMLEDRAGIWYIHTSLYNTTWSPGLQLRITTFSSKCVYWDPDLNSWSVYGCWVGISSSPENTHCLCNHLTFFGSAFFVKPNYIDLTRTAEYFSTAKDNYVVLVLLSAFFGLYLLTLIWACYSDRKAMSRRKMTLLADSHPCACYNYLLSVQTGHRKGAGTSAMVTAKLTGAEGNSDTHQLTDPSKPAVLERGAVDVFLLATPYPLGELQSLQLWHNNEGENPSWYVDKVTVQDLQTRKVCHFLCSSWLSAEKGEGLTKKTFTPAKSNEITSFRNIFQSRTAFGFRDEHIWVSVVDPPWRSPFTRAQRVSCCMSLLLCTMAINIAFWNIPKDGNSPIILKIGSLEITWEQIMVGVESGLLMFPINILIITIFRSIRPRHSKTSGKDTRRQTLKPHVVTMPTILKDTEDLVNMLSRNQRNQVVELKERLLSSSDLVPALESVHGVIHLMQGESESHPHWVFCSQFVLSCLHRLSMSLERLNPGIFSSPEEHQQLLSTSSLLLKKAEMVCTSHMTYW; this is encoded by the exons ATGGATCTGCTTATACGA AATGTGTGTTATGAATTCATTGAAACACCGAAGAACTGGAGCCAGGCTGAACTCGCTTGCAGTCAGCGAGGTGGTCAGCTGCTGAAAGTCATAGACTGTGAGGTGAAGACATTTCTCCAGAACTTTACTCAGGACAGGAATTACACCAAGCTCAACTGGTGGGTGGGGGAAGGGATTCTAGGAACATACCAGGGTAACCTAGTTG GTTTTGCAAGGACCCTGCCTGTCATATCACTTCTTCAAAACTACACCTCCCAGTACCTTCAG GATGCTGATAATGAGCTGCAGAGGATGGAGCTGACTGTAGGAGAGCCCACAGACAATTCCAAG AGTCTGACTCGTCAGGGAGTGATCTTTGACAACAGCACTATCAGCCACATCATCAACTCTACTGGAGCCATTCTGCTCCTCTCCATGAAGAAGTGTGGTGGCCAAGGGGGACAACAT GACCAAGCACTGTATGACCAGTCCATTGAAATCTACCTGACCCTTGCCTCAGTAATGGGTACACCTTCCACCACGCCTATAGTCATACAGCATGAAACAGGCACTATCTACATGACCAG CACCACCCCTGCAGCTCTGGACAACATGGTTCTGGGGTCAGATGATGCGGGTGTGTCTATCACCTTCCCCCCATACTCAGTACTAAAGCCACATGTGGGAAACCTCTCTGTCGTCAAAACTCAA CTGGCCACCTACTTCGAGAACCCTCATGCATCCAATGAGACCATCACAGGAGCTGTCTGCAATCTTTTGCTGTTTAGTGGCACATCAGAGATCCACATAACTAACTTATCAGAGGCTTTTGAG ATCCACTTTGCTCGTTCAAATGCTGCTGCTGTCACCACCAACACTATGGACGTCATGAATGGGACAGCGGTCCTGACCTCCTTCAATGTGTCAGACACCAATCAGACGGTGGTCATCAATATGGAGCCCAGCAGGAACGTGTCACTACAGCTGCTGCTGGGCGCAGGCGCCCCACCCAACCACACCCGCTACAACCACAGCACCATCCTGAAGCCTAGAG GAGGGTATCGCTGGCTAGTCACCCCTGAGATGCTGGAGGACAGAGCTGGGATCTGGTACATCCACACTAGCCTTTACAACACTACCTGGAGTCCAGGTTTGCAGCTGCGGATCACCACCTTTTCCAGCAAGTGTGTGTACTGGGACCCAGACCTTAACAGCTGGAGCGTCTATGGCTGCTGG GTGGGTATAAGCAGCAGTCCAGAGAACACCCACTGTCTGTGTAACCACCTGACGTTCTTTGGCAGCGCCTTTTTTGTGAAACCAAACTACATCGACTTGACTCGCACTGCGGAGTACTTTTCCACTGCTAAAGACAACTATGTGGTGTTGGTTCTTCTGTCAGCCTTCTTTGGCCTCTATCTGCTCACTTTGATCTGGGCCTGCTACTCTGACAGAAAGGCCATGTCTAGG AGAAAGATGACCCTACTGGCAGACAGCCACCCATGTGCCTGCTATAATTACCTACTGAGCGTGCAGACTGGCCATCGGAAAGGAGCGGGTACCTCTGCCATG GTAACAGCAAAGCTCACTGGCGCGGAAGGGAACAGTGACACCCACCAGCTGACAGACCCAAGCAAGCCCGCAGTGTTGGAGCGAGGAGCTGTGGATGTGTTCCTCCTGGCCACGCCCTATCCCCTGGGGGAGTTACAGAGTCTCCAGCTCTGGCACAACAACGAGGGCGAGAACCCCTCCTG GTATGTGGACAAGGTGACTGTGCAAGATCTGCAGACTCGCAAGGTGTGCCATTTCCTGTGCTCTTCCTGGTTGAGTGCAGAGAAAGGAGAAGGTCTGACCAAGAAGACATTCACCCCAGCAAAGAGTAATGAGATTACCAGCTTTAg GAACATCTTTCAGAGTAGGACAGCGTTTGGGTTCCGGGACGAGCACATCTGGGTGTCTGTGGTTGACCCTCCCTGGCGTAGCCCTTTCACACGTGCTCAGAGAGTCTCCTGCTGcatgtccctcctcctctgcaccATGGCAATCAACATTGCCTTCTGGAACATTCCGAAAGACGGAAACTCCCCCATCATCCTCAAGATCG GTTCGCTGGAAATCACCTGGGAACAAATCATGGTGGGTGTGGAGAGTGGCCTTCTCATGTTCCCCATcaacatcctcatcatcaccatcttccGCAGCATCAGACCACGTCATTCAAAGACCTCGGGGAAAGACACACGCAGGCAGACCCTCAAACCTCACGTCGTTACCATGCCAACCATCCTCaag gaCACAGAGGATCTGGTGAACATGCTCAGTAGGAACCAGAGAAACCAGGTTGTGGAGCTAAAGGAGAGGCTACTGTCAAGCTCTGATCTTGTCCCAGCCCTGGAAAGTGTTCATGGTGTAATCCATCTTATGCAAG gggagagtgagagtcaTCCCCACTGGGTGTTCTGTAGCCAGTTTGTCCTGTCTTGTCTGCACCGACTGTCCATGTCCCTGGAGAGACTGAACCCCGGAATCTTCTCCAGCCCAGAGGAGCACCAGCAGCTCCTCAGTACTTCCAGTCTGCTTCTGAAGAAGGCTGAGATGGTCTGCACCAGCCACATGACTTACTGGTAA